From Bradysia coprophila strain Holo2 unplaced genomic scaffold, BU_Bcop_v1 contig_324, whole genome shotgun sequence, the proteins below share one genomic window:
- the LOC119079297 gene encoding uncharacterized protein LOC119079297 has translation MEVMEEGNLMDRVPVLLQRDMQYYQEHQSVLQETICPGVVGGKLDFPRYASFAAVKIVFWWEDEYYAAYKKNSGLLNLDEINDDGDEANDSLNLNSKVIVKSSDPERFVGSVTKSADKLLEHIHTLSQEALDHADLTVLTATIGASALIKNALWVYLQSVTKNVCPPKGDESGGSLKLSYKQYSEMTEALAERLLDLHCRLLSLYIIQDADCLNWECNQPFFESERGSYTIQMWWLYMQGTKNNLWNSVPPNMAQRVYAGMLNETLSLLTVRYTQTVPSQTRSQLLLVDVCNLLLCVAEILPSICENGESYVGLNLTSQSKIIRDVHAKCQELFCCLLLRGVPLGSLYKIMRKGPTSVNLFNSGQGLPSPWIIFSLPKLFPLNQNGQWATKCSDFGPNTAIALELKVLLNSPQANWAHLLKILLMRDSLVSSIIHHHLMKNIPTSDCFYPSLDQPFMNQKKFASKCDGFLCGKECNKIADWISGEIDPVGQTNYQVVLALTYIIVLTGKSSDITETIVSSLDKSQIKDWQFALDRRQVWNQKRPPWLEAILHLIYPVLDPVIHMLVVAVQTGATMYQAMSLAISCLTEMWDCIPDSLYTISMSLSDVISTEIRPLGESVLIQILFSALYTKLLEASKTETMEGDSGVANIAETQEQKSSICNVLAEAICSIDEDNKHTESITALINYARESQRSKGDLDDTGEAVGLSFVSTVKMDDFHAGNQSSPSTRTGEEYNVENADYISEMLVSDILTSSIGKQSLKLLYNYLRKNSEWLFQKLNVSDIELSEFKLLPGQNIVEEEDNLLNLMFHIGHQPFDQLLTGGIKIDYNYWFQTPMSITTERAWLQISQRYEFQENVKLSVQETVMVAFITAQCKT, from the exons ATGGAGGTAATGGAAGAAGGTAATTTGATGGACAGGGTGCCAGTTTTATTGCAACGAGATATGCAATATTATCAG GAACATCAATCTGTTCTTCAGGAAACAATTTGTCCTGGTGTTGTCGGTGGAAAACTTGATTTTCCTCGATACGCGTCATTCGCTGCagtgaaaatcgttttctgGTGGGAGGATGAGTATTATGCGGCGTACAAAAAGAACTCCGGCCTGTTGAATTTAGACGAAATCAATGACGATGGAGACGAAGCAAATGATTCCTTGAATTTGAATTCGAAAGTTATTGTAAAATCGTCGGATCCCGAAAG ATTTGTTGGATCTGTGACCAAGTCGGCTGATAAATTGTTGGAACACATCCACACGCTGAGTCAAGAAGCACTAGATCACGCTGACTTGACAGTATTAACGGCTACGATAGGTGCTTCAGCCTTGATTAAAAATGCTCTCTGGGTTTACTTACAATCGGTTACGAAAAACGTATGTCCACCAAAGGGAGATGAAAGTGGAGGATCACTGAAG CTGAGCTACAAACAGTACTCTGAGATGACCGAAGCATTAGCTGAACGTTTATTGGATTTACACTGTCGTCTGCTTAGTCTGTATATCATTCAAGATGCTGATTGCTTGAACTGGGAATGCAATCAACCGTTTTTCGAGTCTGAACGTGGTTCATATACCATACAAATGTGGTGGTTGTACATGCAAGgcacgaaaaacaatttgtggAACTCTGTTCCGCCGAATATGGCCCAAAGGGTATATGCTGGTATGCTTAACGAAACATTGTCGTTGCTTACCGTTCGCTACACTCAG ACTGTTCCCAGCCAG ACACGATCTCAATTACTACTCGTGGATGTATGTAATCTGCTGTTGTGTGTCGCCGAAATTCTTCCGTCGATCTGTGAAAATGGCGAATCGTACGTCGGCTTGAATCTGACGAgtcaatcgaaaattataCGAGACGTGCATGCAAAGTGTCAGGAATTGTTTTGTTGCCTGCTTTTGAGAGGAGTACCTCTGGGCTCCTTATATAAG aTAATGCGTAAGGGTCCAACATCAGTCAATCTCTTCAATTCCGGTCAAGGGCTTCCATCTCCGTGGATAATATTCTCTCTACCCAAATTGTTCCCACTAAATCAGAACGGACAATGGGCCACTAAGTGTTCCGATTTTGGACCGAATACCGCCATTGCGCTGGAACTGAAAGTTCTTCTAAATTCACCGCAAGCCAATTGGGCACATTTGCTGAAGATTTTGTTGATGAGAGACTCGCTCGTTTCGTCGATAATTCATCATCACTTGATGAAAAACATCCCGACAAGTGACTGCTTTTATCCATCGCTGGATCAACCATTCatgaatcaaaagaaattcgcGTCGAAATGCGACGGATTTTTGTGCGGCAAGGAATGTAACAAAATTGCTGATTGGATCAGTGGCGAAATTG ATCCCGTCGGCCAGACAAACTACCAAGTTGTGTTGGCCTTAACTTACATTATCGTCTTAACTGGTAAATCGTCGGACATCACCGAAACTATTGTGTCTTCGTTGGATAAGAGTCAAATCAAAGACTGGCAGTTCGCTCTGGATCGACGGCAAGTGTGGAACCAGAAGCGACCACCGTGGTTGGAagcaattttgcatttaatctATCCAGTCCTTGATCCTGTCATTCATATGCTAGTTGTGGCTGTTCAGACGGGAGCAACAATGTATCAA GCTATGTCGTTAGCGATATCCTGCCTAACAGAAATGTGGGATTGCATACCAGACTCTTTGTACACCATTTCCATGTCACTGTCAGACGTGATATCAACAGAAATTCGTCCCCTCG GCGAATCCgttttgattcaaattttgttcagTGCTCTTTACACAAAACTCTTGGAAGCATCGAAAACTGAAACGATGGAAGGCGACAGTGGTGTAGCAAACATCGCCGAAACCCAAGAACAAAAGTCAAGCATCTGCAATGTCCTTGCCGAGGCAATTTGTTCGATTGATGAGGACAATAAGCACACCGAATCGATTACAGCTTTGATAAACTATGCCAGGGAAAGTCAACGCAGTAAGGGAGATCTGGACGATACTGGCGAAGCTGTGGGATTGAGTTTTGTGAGCACTGTGAAG ATGGACGATTTTCACGCGGGAAATCAATCGTCACCAAGTACTCGAACGGGCGAAGAGTACAATGTCGAGAATGCCGACTACATATCGGAAATGCTTGTCAGCGACATATTGACCAGTTCGATTGGTAAGCAAAGCCTGAAATTGCTGTACAACTATCTGCGCAAGAATTCGGAATGGCTGTTTCAAAAACTGAATGTCAGTGACATTGAGCTTAGCGAATTTAAATTGCTGCCCGGTCAAAATATCGTCGAGGAGGAAgacaatttgttgaatttgatgTTTCACATTGGACATCAGCCGTTCGATCAG CTACTAACCGgtggaattaaaattgactATAACTACTGGTTTCAAACTCCAATGTCCATAACTACAGAACGGGCTTGGTTGCAGATATCGCAGAGATATGagtttcaagaaaatgtgaaattatctgTCCAAGAGACCGTAATGGTTGCTTTTATCACTGCACAGTGCAAAACATAA